CAATGCGCCCATGGTGTGAACGTATTTTTCGATCGCGCCTGTCAAAGGTATGGAATACGTGGTCAATCGCGTAGTAACCGGCGCATACATCGCATCCGCAATCGTAAAAGAGCCGAAGAGGAAGGGGCCACCGGAGCGGTTCAGACATTCATTCCAAATATCGAAGACACGTTTCAGATCGCTTTGCGTGTCATCGGTCAGATCAGGTGTGGAAAAGCGTTTCGTGACATTCATCGAAAGCTGCTGGCGCATGGCGCCAAAGCCTGAATGCATCTCGGCGCTGACGCTGCGGGCCAGGGCACGGTCGGCCATGTTTTGCGGCCACAGGCCTTTGTCCGGAAAAAGCTCATGGAGATATTCCGCGATGGCCAATGAATCCCAGATGCGAACATCACCATGCAGGAGAACGGGGATTCGTCCCGAAGGGGAATATCTCTTGATCTGCTCACGCGTCGCAACCTGGTTCAAGGGGATCACAACTTCCGTGAACGGGATGTTGGTTTGCTTCAGAACAAGCCAGGGGCGCAGTGACCATGATGAAAAAGTCTTGGAGCCCACAACCAAAGTCATATCCATATCCGCTCTCCTATAGTTGGCTTGGATTTAATAGGGGAAAGCCGGCTTTGTCCAGTCCCGCCTCCGATTTTTTGTCCCCGATTGCGCCCGGGCGCTGGTCTGGAATTGATCATGCTGCGCAGCGCTTTTTATCTATGCCATAGAGGCCAAGTCGGTATTATGCAGGAGTTTTGAATAGATGGGCTCGATTGAACCCGGGTGGCCATAAATCGAAATCTTTACAATAGATTTCGGCTTATTCACCACGGCATGAATATACGCATTTTCACCACGATAGTGATTGACCTCATCAACGAAAAGCGTTATCCCCCGTTGGTCATTTTGACAAAACCGGACAGAGTAGAATCAGGGGAACAGGTCATGAGATCACAACGATTTTTGATGCCGGCTTGCCTTCTAGTCATCGCAAGTTCAGCCCAAGCACAGGTCGAGAAAGCTCCAGTTCAGTCCACCTATCTTGAATATCTGCGATATCAGCAGTATGTCCACAGCGCCTCAGAAAACACCCAGTTGGGTCAGGAAACTCTCTTCGATGCGCTGGTCGGTTATAGGCTCACCGAAGATACCGCCGTCAAATTCCGCCTCGACATCGACCCCAATCGCGGATCGGTCGATAACAAAACCTCGAAGCTCAACTTCCGTCTTCTGCACAAATACGAACAATTCGAATTCCAGGCCGACCTTCTTTTGAATGGCGACGATAATAAGCGCGGCGCGACCACTGTGGGTCTCGACAGCACTTCGAAATATTCGTGGATCTCCTATACCCCGGTTTCCCAGCTCAAAGTCGTTTTCTATCCCTATAACTTCGGTACCGAAATCGG
The Oligoflexus sp. DNA segment above includes these coding regions:
- a CDS encoding glutathione S-transferase family protein, with product MDMTLVVGSKTFSSWSLRPWLVLKQTNIPFTEVVIPLNQVATREQIKRYSPSGRIPVLLHGDVRIWDSLAIAEYLHELFPDKGLWPQNMADRALARSVSAEMHSGFGAMRQQLSMNVTKRFSTPDLTDDTQSDLKRVFDIWNECLNRSGGPFLFGSFTIADAMYAPVTTRLTTYSIPLTGAIEKYVHTMGALPAMQEWVRSAIGEAEGS